In one window of Prevotella sp. E13-17 DNA:
- a CDS encoding GH92 family glycosyl hydrolase — protein MQTREYLSHWALIPIVGSLLCFSNIKAQTPADVVNPFIGASTNVDAAGAYHGLGKTFPGATTPFGLVQVSPQTITGGDNGSGYSYEHKTIEGFAMTQMSGIGWNGDLGNFLVMPTTGPMKTIAGIEGKRPGWRSHLDKSKEVVCAGYYSAELTDYDIRVEASATPHGGILRMTFPKNDQSRIQIDLARRVGGTAEEEYVRVIDEHTIEGWMRCTPDGGGWGDGQGKGLYTIYFHAEVSQPMKDYGFWSAAITDDMSRHNDDVVSNKYLDIVEKAEIIRGRQSLQGRHIGFFTQFATDPNEQVEMKVGISFVDQEGARKNYEAELRNKDFEAIRQAAKAMWNKELSRIEVEGGTADERTIFYTALYHTMIDPRVYTDVDGRYVGGDYQIHRSDGTFTKRTIFSGWDVFRSQMPLQTIINPTLVNDMLGSLISLAEQSGKEYYERWEFLNSYSGCMLGNPAISVLADAYAKGIRGYDIEKAYQYAKNSSAKFGNDKLGFTPGTLGLSHTLEYAYTDWCVAQLAKALGKKSDEKTFMKKSQAYRLMFDKEKGWFRPRNEDGTWVEWPEQGRLQEWYGAMESNALQQGWFVPHDVKGMVGLMGGRKAVLKDLQWMFEQTPEDMFWNVYYNHANEPVHFVPYLFNQLGAPWLTQYWTRYICAHAYKNKVEGLCGNEDVGQMSAWYVLTASGIHQACPGDTRFEITSPVFSKVTFHLPNGKTFCIKASNNSQDHIYIEKMTLNGKAHKQCFIDFKDIEQGGLLEMQMSSKPNK, from the coding sequence ATGCAGACACGAGAATACCTATCACATTGGGCTTTGATACCCATTGTTGGAAGCTTGCTATGCTTTTCAAATATAAAAGCTCAAACCCCTGCGGATGTTGTTAATCCATTTATTGGCGCATCGACAAATGTGGATGCCGCAGGAGCTTATCATGGACTGGGAAAGACCTTTCCTGGTGCGACAACACCTTTTGGATTGGTTCAGGTTAGTCCACAGACTATCACAGGCGGTGACAACGGTTCTGGTTATAGTTATGAACACAAGACAATAGAAGGCTTTGCCATGACGCAGATGAGCGGTATAGGATGGAATGGCGACCTTGGCAATTTCCTGGTGATGCCTACTACAGGACCAATGAAGACCATTGCAGGCATTGAAGGAAAACGGCCGGGGTGGCGCTCGCATCTGGATAAGTCGAAAGAGGTGGTTTGTGCAGGCTATTATTCTGCCGAGTTGACGGATTATGATATACGGGTAGAGGCCTCTGCCACGCCTCATGGTGGCATCCTGAGGATGACATTTCCGAAAAATGACCAGTCTCGTATTCAGATTGATCTGGCACGAAGAGTGGGGGGAACAGCCGAGGAGGAGTATGTCAGAGTGATCGATGAGCACACCATCGAGGGATGGATGCGATGCACCCCAGACGGTGGAGGCTGGGGCGACGGACAAGGCAAAGGCTTATACACGATATATTTCCACGCAGAGGTGTCGCAACCGATGAAGGACTATGGTTTCTGGTCGGCAGCAATTACTGATGACATGAGCAGACACAATGATGATGTGGTGAGCAACAAGTATTTGGACATCGTCGAAAAGGCTGAGATCATTCGTGGTCGTCAGTCGTTGCAGGGCCGACATATTGGTTTCTTCACTCAATTTGCCACCGACCCCAACGAGCAGGTAGAGATGAAGGTTGGCATCTCGTTTGTGGACCAAGAAGGCGCACGCAAGAACTATGAGGCGGAATTGCGAAACAAAGACTTTGAGGCTATTCGACAAGCTGCCAAAGCAATGTGGAACAAAGAACTGAGTCGCATAGAGGTGGAAGGCGGTACTGCCGATGAGCGAACCATTTTCTACACTGCCCTTTATCACACGATGATTGACCCTCGTGTCTATACCGATGTGGATGGACGCTACGTGGGGGGTGACTATCAGATACACCGGAGCGATGGCACGTTTACCAAACGCACCATCTTCAGTGGATGGGATGTGTTCCGTTCGCAGATGCCCTTACAGACGATCATAAATCCTACGTTGGTTAATGATATGCTGGGCTCGCTGATTTCTTTGGCCGAGCAGAGTGGGAAAGAGTATTATGAGCGCTGGGAGTTTCTGAACAGCTACTCGGGATGTATGCTCGGCAACCCAGCTATCTCGGTGTTGGCAGATGCCTATGCCAAAGGTATTCGTGGCTATGATATAGAAAAAGCCTACCAGTATGCAAAGAACTCGTCGGCAAAGTTTGGCAATGACAAACTTGGATTTACGCCAGGCACACTTGGACTGTCGCACACATTGGAGTATGCTTATACCGATTGGTGTGTGGCTCAGTTGGCTAAAGCACTGGGGAAGAAGTCCGACGAGAAGACGTTTATGAAGAAAAGTCAGGCCTACAGACTGATGTTTGACAAGGAGAAAGGGTGGTTTCGTCCGCGCAACGAAGACGGTACGTGGGTGGAATGGCCCGAGCAGGGACGCCTGCAGGAGTGGTATGGCGCAATGGAGAGCAATGCCCTGCAGCAAGGCTGGTTCGTGCCACATGATGTGAAGGGAATGGTTGGTTTGATGGGTGGCAGAAAAGCCGTGCTGAAAGATTTGCAATGGATGTTTGAACAGACGCCTGAGGATATGTTTTGGAACGTGTATTACAATCATGCCAACGAGCCAGTTCATTTCGTTCCATATCTTTTCAATCAGTTGGGTGCCCCTTGGCTGACGCAGTATTGGACTCGCTACATTTGTGCGCATGCCTATAAAAATAAGGTAGAAGGACTTTGTGGAAATGAGGATGTGGGACAGATGTCGGCATGGTATGTGCTGACGGCCTCAGGCATTCATCAGGCATGTCCCGGTGACACACGTTTTGAGATTACGTCACCAGTATTCTCAAAGGTAACTTTCCACCTGCCAAATGGCAAGACATTCTGTATCAAGGCAAGCAATAATTCTCAGGATCATATCTACATAGAGAAGATGACCCTTAATGGCAAAGCCCATAAACAGTGCTTTATCGATTTTAAAGATATAGAACAGGGCGGGCTGTTGGAAATGCAGATGAGTAGTAAGCCGAATAAGTAA
- a CDS encoding beta-mannosidase, giving the protein MKNIIVAIVCSLMSSLYVVAQVRVMSLNSDDKQVVWHVAPQDEVKAKGQEVSSAGYTFDDDIMATVPGVVFADYVNAGREKNPDVADHIYRVDETKYSRPYWYRTEFCGMTLEEGQHVWLCFDNTNRYADFYFNGHKISGTEESTKDVSGHMLRSRFDVTSYYKSNDKNAIAVLIYDVDQKKTRKDEGPYGVACSPSYLAAAGWDWMPYVPGRLAGITGHARIEITGDVVMNDPWIRSFLPSNQQAELSVSSELRNLSSEKKKVVVEGVIQPGNIRFQKTVEINGGETQMLGINHHDAEALLVNQPKLWWPNGYGEPNLYTCQLRTIVDGQQTDVRSFRFGIKKYEYRIEKNAVGMPVLIFYVNGQRVFVKGGNWGMSEYLLRMHGAQYELPIRLHREMNYNMIRLWTGCVTDDEFYDYCDEYGIMVWNDFWLYVAWNDVAEHEAFKVNARDKVRRLRNHPSIALWCGANETHPVADIDQALRMIVMEEDANDRLYTSCSNQDAKSGSGWWKDMPPRHHFETSASNLAFNTPSYPYGYNYGYGCRSEIGMATFPTFESVREFIPEKDWWPLPTDEQLEKDDDTMWNKHFFGKEAWNGGPIDYKKSVNERYGASETLEAFCEKAQLINLEDMKGMYEAWNDKMWNDASALLIWMSHPAYPSFVWQTYDYYYDPTGCYWGAKQACEPHHVQWNCLTNSVKVINATSTPLEDVIVTARIYDINGKEVPALTKTKRVPLVEASNVKEAFVLSFADDDMLSPVHFIRLELTHREQLLSQNFYWRNGENELDYRALLTLPEAKLKTVVGQPLVSEQSKYTTFNITLTNISKTVAFANRLRVVNSKTGERVLPAIMSDGYVTLMPGEQRTLRVEVPNEMMANGLNILVKQFNQKERMCAQVKYKNKR; this is encoded by the coding sequence ATGAAGAACATAATAGTAGCGATAGTATGTAGCTTGATGAGCAGCCTCTATGTGGTTGCTCAGGTGCGTGTGATGTCACTGAACTCTGACGATAAACAGGTGGTGTGGCATGTAGCTCCGCAGGATGAGGTGAAGGCTAAAGGTCAGGAGGTGTCGTCAGCAGGATATACTTTTGACGATGATATTATGGCAACAGTTCCGGGTGTGGTGTTTGCCGATTATGTGAATGCGGGCAGAGAGAAAAATCCAGATGTAGCAGATCATATCTATCGTGTTGACGAAACGAAGTATAGCAGGCCTTATTGGTATCGTACAGAGTTCTGTGGGATGACATTAGAGGAGGGGCAACATGTGTGGTTGTGTTTTGACAACACAAACCGTTACGCTGATTTCTATTTCAATGGTCATAAGATTTCTGGCACAGAGGAATCGACAAAGGATGTCAGCGGACACATGCTTCGCTCGCGATTTGATGTGACATCCTATTATAAATCGAATGACAAGAACGCGATTGCAGTGCTCATCTATGACGTCGATCAGAAGAAAACACGCAAGGATGAAGGACCTTATGGCGTGGCCTGCAGCCCCAGCTATTTGGCAGCAGCTGGTTGGGACTGGATGCCTTATGTGCCCGGCAGACTGGCTGGCATCACAGGTCATGCGAGAATAGAGATTACGGGCGATGTGGTGATGAACGATCCATGGATTCGTTCTTTCCTGCCTTCAAACCAGCAGGCTGAACTCTCGGTTTCGAGCGAGCTTAGAAATCTCTCTTCAGAGAAAAAGAAAGTCGTGGTGGAAGGGGTCATTCAGCCAGGGAATATCCGTTTTCAGAAGACTGTTGAGATCAATGGGGGCGAGACGCAGATGTTAGGAATCAATCACCATGATGCCGAGGCGCTTCTTGTCAACCAACCCAAGTTGTGGTGGCCTAATGGCTATGGTGAACCAAATCTTTACACCTGTCAATTGCGAACCATTGTAGATGGTCAGCAGACGGATGTGCGTAGTTTTCGTTTTGGTATCAAGAAATATGAGTATCGCATAGAAAAGAATGCGGTCGGTATGCCGGTACTGATTTTCTATGTAAACGGGCAGCGCGTCTTTGTGAAAGGTGGCAACTGGGGCATGAGCGAGTATCTGCTCAGAATGCATGGCGCACAATATGAACTGCCCATCCGTCTGCACCGTGAAATGAACTATAACATGATACGCCTATGGACAGGATGCGTCACGGATGACGAGTTCTATGATTACTGTGACGAGTATGGTATCATGGTGTGGAATGATTTTTGGCTATATGTGGCATGGAACGATGTGGCAGAGCATGAAGCTTTCAAGGTGAATGCACGCGACAAGGTGCGCCGCCTGCGCAACCATCCAAGCATTGCCCTGTGGTGTGGAGCCAACGAAACACATCCGGTGGCAGACATAGATCAGGCACTGCGCATGATCGTGATGGAAGAGGATGCTAACGACCGTCTCTATACCAGCTGTTCAAACCAAGATGCAAAATCGGGGAGCGGGTGGTGGAAGGACATGCCGCCACGTCATCATTTCGAGACGTCGGCATCGAATTTAGCATTTAATACGCCCAGCTATCCTTATGGCTATAACTATGGTTACGGATGCCGTTCGGAGATAGGTATGGCAACGTTCCCCACCTTTGAGTCTGTACGTGAGTTCATTCCTGAAAAAGACTGGTGGCCACTGCCCACCGACGAACAATTGGAGAAGGACGATGATACCATGTGGAACAAGCACTTCTTTGGAAAGGAAGCCTGGAACGGTGGTCCTATTGACTATAAGAAGTCGGTCAACGAGCGCTATGGAGCATCAGAGACGCTCGAAGCATTCTGTGAGAAAGCTCAACTGATAAACCTGGAAGACATGAAGGGTATGTATGAAGCGTGGAACGACAAAATGTGGAATGATGCTTCTGCTCTTTTGATATGGATGAGTCATCCTGCCTATCCTTCGTTTGTATGGCAGACATACGATTATTATTATGACCCTACGGGCTGCTACTGGGGTGCCAAACAGGCATGCGAACCACATCATGTGCAGTGGAACTGTCTGACAAACAGTGTCAAGGTGATTAATGCTACAAGCACACCATTGGAGGATGTCATCGTCACTGCGCGTATCTATGATATCAACGGAAAGGAAGTGCCAGCACTGACAAAAACAAAGCGTGTGCCTCTTGTAGAGGCTTCAAACGTTAAAGAGGCTTTCGTGTTGAGTTTTGCTGATGACGACATGCTCTCGCCCGTGCACTTCATCCGATTGGAGCTAACCCATCGGGAGCAGTTGTTATCGCAAAATTTCTATTGGCGCAATGGGGAGAATGAACTTGACTATCGGGCACTTCTCACCCTGCCAGAGGCTAAGTTGAAGACCGTTGTCGGTCAACCTCTTGTCAGTGAGCAGTCCAAATATACTACATTCAATATCACACTTACCAACATCTCTAAAACGGTTGCTTTTGCCAATCGCCTGCGCGTGGTGAACAGCAAGACCGGCGAACGTGTGCTGCCTGCCATCATGAGTGATGGCTATGTGACGTTGATGCCCGGCGAACAGCGCACTTTGCGTGTAGAGGTGCCTAACGAAATGATGGCGAACGGACTGAACATTCTGGTGAAACAGTTTAATCAAAAGGAGCGTATGTGCGCTCAAGTCAAATACAAAAACAAACGATGA
- a CDS encoding family 78 glycoside hydrolase catalytic domain → MRNYLLFLAAFMTQVVAADVVKLRCEGMRDPLGIDTTTPHFSWQNTLTHRGQRQTAYEIEVAKDSFALSKGQLLLWKSGRIESANQVMVPYEGPALQSRQLCFWRVRTWDEKGRCSSWSRIGRFAIGALDGIKGQYITAVSGKQMAPTSKVRKSFVVNELEKPVFAYVNSLGYHELYVNGQRVGNLVLQPAMSQLNTHSLIVTYDITPYLRKGENELLLWIAQGWNRAITFKTQFEGPLVKAEVCQQHDNHWQTMLQTDDSWQATISPYSYTGNWFPLQFGGERYDANVTDVWTTATAFKVDHIRATPQLFEGNQIIDTLQPKTISRQADGSLLIDFGRVITGWLTVDFEHLKHQEEVQIDYTDYIPRGASFTKQADSDHGDVFVASGSMPIEHFENKFHHHAFRYVKISTQQVKRIQALQISALPKEGVDVSAFVCSDERLNAIHQMIHYTMQCLTMSGYMVDCPHLERMGYGGDGNSSTMTLQTMYSVAPTYLNWLSAWEDVMDEDGSLPHVAPAGGGGGGPYWCGFIVKAPWRSYQNYGDIRFVERYYPLMKRWMSYVEKYMVNGLLQPWPDTKNRVWFLGDWLAPDGVDVGGESVIHSNNCFISDCLRNMADMARLLNIKEDANHYAAMRDSLNKHIHASFYHADTHTYANGTPLDMSYAMLAGVVPDSLYDIVKEQLITDSYHKYKAHIAAGLFGVPVFTEWAVRNQQSDLMATILRQPDYPGYLHMINNGATTTWEYWNGERSRVHNCYNGIGTWFYQALAGITTDPQQPGYRHITIRPQQPAGLKWVQATVPTPYGIVCVKWNKKTLRVRMPVGMTADVKWGEKQHVIGSGEWRFNKD, encoded by the coding sequence ATGAGAAACTATCTGCTATTTTTAGCAGCCTTCATGACACAGGTTGTTGCTGCCGATGTCGTAAAGCTGCGTTGCGAAGGAATGAGGGACCCACTTGGTATCGACACGACGACACCTCACTTCAGCTGGCAAAACACACTGACACACCGAGGACAGCGACAGACTGCCTACGAAATAGAGGTGGCAAAGGATAGCTTTGCTCTGAGTAAAGGGCAACTTCTCTTGTGGAAAAGTGGTCGTATAGAATCGGCCAACCAGGTGATGGTGCCCTATGAGGGACCGGCACTTCAGTCGCGTCAGCTTTGCTTTTGGCGTGTACGAACGTGGGATGAGAAAGGCCGCTGCTCTTCATGGAGTCGAATAGGGCGATTCGCGATAGGCGCTCTTGATGGTATAAAAGGACAATATATCACAGCTGTGTCAGGCAAGCAGATGGCTCCAACGAGCAAAGTGCGAAAGTCTTTTGTTGTCAACGAATTGGAGAAGCCAGTTTTTGCCTATGTCAACTCATTAGGTTACCATGAACTATATGTGAATGGTCAACGGGTAGGCAATCTGGTGTTGCAACCCGCAATGTCGCAGTTGAACACGCATTCCTTGATTGTGACTTATGATATCACCCCCTATCTTCGTAAAGGCGAAAACGAACTGCTGCTGTGGATAGCACAAGGATGGAATAGAGCGATTACTTTTAAAACCCAGTTTGAGGGACCTCTGGTCAAGGCTGAGGTGTGCCAACAGCATGATAATCATTGGCAGACAATGCTGCAGACAGATGATTCGTGGCAGGCAACAATTTCTCCCTATAGCTATACGGGCAATTGGTTCCCACTGCAGTTTGGTGGTGAGCGTTATGATGCCAACGTTACCGATGTGTGGACAACGGCAACGGCATTCAAAGTAGATCATATTCGCGCCACGCCGCAACTCTTCGAGGGCAATCAAATAATTGACACATTGCAGCCCAAGACCATAAGTCGTCAGGCAGACGGTTCGCTCTTGATCGATTTTGGACGTGTTATTACAGGATGGCTCACGGTTGATTTTGAGCATCTAAAACATCAAGAGGAGGTGCAGATAGACTATACTGACTATATACCTCGCGGGGCTTCCTTTACCAAACAAGCGGATAGTGATCATGGTGATGTGTTTGTTGCCTCGGGCAGTATGCCGATAGAGCACTTTGAGAACAAGTTCCATCATCACGCTTTCCGCTATGTGAAGATCAGTACACAGCAGGTGAAACGCATACAGGCACTGCAGATTAGCGCCTTGCCAAAAGAGGGCGTTGATGTCTCGGCGTTTGTTTGTTCGGATGAGCGCCTTAACGCCATCCACCAGATGATTCATTACACGATGCAGTGCCTCACGATGTCGGGCTATATGGTGGACTGTCCGCATTTAGAGCGTATGGGATATGGTGGTGACGGCAACTCCTCGACCATGACATTGCAGACGATGTATAGCGTGGCACCGACCTATCTGAACTGGCTATCGGCCTGGGAGGATGTGATGGACGAGGATGGTTCTTTGCCCCATGTGGCACCAGCTGGTGGCGGCGGTGGCGGCCCTTACTGGTGCGGTTTCATCGTAAAAGCTCCTTGGCGGTCTTATCAAAACTATGGCGACATACGATTTGTAGAGCGCTATTATCCATTGATGAAACGATGGATGTCGTATGTTGAGAAGTATATGGTCAACGGATTATTGCAGCCATGGCCCGACACCAAGAACAGAGTGTGGTTTCTCGGTGATTGGCTGGCGCCAGACGGCGTAGATGTTGGTGGAGAATCTGTTATTCATTCCAATAATTGTTTTATCAGCGATTGTCTTCGTAATATGGCAGATATGGCGCGATTGCTCAATATAAAAGAAGACGCCAACCATTATGCTGCAATGCGTGACAGCCTGAATAAGCACATTCATGCCTCTTTTTATCATGCAGACACACACACCTATGCCAACGGGACCCCTCTCGATATGTCCTATGCCATGTTGGCTGGCGTTGTTCCTGATTCACTCTATGACATCGTTAAAGAACAACTCATCACGGACTCCTATCATAAATATAAAGCACATATTGCTGCAGGTCTTTTTGGCGTGCCCGTCTTCACAGAGTGGGCTGTTCGCAATCAGCAGTCAGACCTCATGGCTACGATTCTCAGACAGCCCGATTATCCGGGTTATCTGCACATGATCAATAACGGTGCTACTACCACTTGGGAATATTGGAATGGAGAAAGAAGCCGTGTGCACAACTGCTATAATGGCATTGGCACGTGGTTCTATCAAGCCTTGGCAGGCATAACAACTGATCCGCAGCAACCTGGCTATCGTCATATAACCATTCGTCCGCAGCAACCCGCTGGTCTCAAATGGGTACAGGCCACAGTACCCACGCCTTATGGCATTGTTTGCGTGAAGTGGAATAAGAAAACGCTGCGCGTGCGAATGCCCGTCGGCATGACGGCAGATGTGAAATGGGGAGAAAAACAGCATGTCATAGGCAGTGGAGAGTGGCGCTTTAACAAGGATTAA
- a CDS encoding RagB/SusD family nutrient uptake outer membrane protein — MKAKGNFFILLLSMLGVVSCNDSFLDQTATTDLNEESVFADSAYATGFLTEIYADIGFDSELDRFGEGGLQCATDEAEPRASSRITTGVAFAMGTINPVIVTDDVWSRCYTNIRRCNKFMQLADRAPIAAATLKQYKAEARFLRAWYYYMLLRHYGGVPIVYDKIYGANDEIDATRQTYETCVNYIIDECNAVLAENVLRPRNSGRSNGRISQAACLALIMRVTLDAASPLHNGSGFGTEDTKLLLGYEDADPQRWQRAYEAAKRCMQMQGDYRLFECHTRHKFPDDAPEPGWGFYAVQSPAEFVNVTTDDTSRGSFSYPYASYQEIILMRKMPLSIHTCQLLDPPSCGGNGGAGYAYYDLAKCFPMIDGKPIDQSSYTYNPLQPAQNRDPRFDISIVYNGSKICNQQNYAYSVYTYQGENSTQDAVYSGTPTGLYTRKMLPRAASGNWWVEPPQSRPLIRFAEVLLSYAEAANEWKGPDFQETLSDGNTYGPLEALKLIRRRAGIEPGADGMYGLKAGMTQQEMREAIQLERRIELAFEGFRFYDVRRWMIAEKTENQPMHGLEITRVMGDDNKVTYVPREFVVRTHVFRKAMYFWPIPYAEIVKTPTLVQNPYYE, encoded by the coding sequence ATGAAAGCAAAAGGAAACTTTTTTATACTATTGCTGAGTATGCTCGGTGTAGTCTCTTGTAATGACAGTTTCCTCGATCAGACGGCAACAACCGACCTTAATGAGGAAAGTGTCTTTGCTGACAGTGCTTATGCGACAGGATTCCTGACGGAAATCTATGCCGACATAGGTTTTGATTCAGAATTGGACCGTTTTGGTGAGGGTGGATTGCAATGTGCCACAGATGAGGCAGAGCCGCGAGCTTCGTCTCGTATCACGACAGGTGTCGCATTTGCCATGGGCACCATTAATCCTGTCATCGTAACGGATGATGTGTGGAGTCGTTGTTACACCAATATCCGTCGTTGTAATAAGTTCATGCAGCTTGCCGACCGTGCTCCTATCGCTGCTGCCACACTCAAGCAGTATAAGGCAGAAGCCCGGTTCCTGCGTGCGTGGTATTATTATATGTTGTTGCGTCATTATGGTGGCGTGCCTATTGTATATGACAAGATATATGGAGCCAATGACGAGATTGATGCCACCCGACAGACTTACGAGACGTGTGTGAACTATATCATCGATGAGTGTAATGCAGTGCTTGCCGAGAATGTGTTGCGTCCACGCAACTCTGGTCGTAGCAATGGTCGAATCAGTCAGGCTGCTTGTTTGGCACTGATCATGCGAGTCACCCTAGATGCTGCCAGCCCGTTGCATAACGGAAGCGGTTTCGGAACAGAAGATACCAAGCTATTGTTGGGTTATGAAGATGCCGACCCTCAGCGCTGGCAGCGTGCCTATGAGGCAGCGAAGCGTTGCATGCAGATGCAGGGTGACTATCGGTTGTTCGAATGTCATACGCGTCATAAGTTCCCAGACGACGCTCCAGAACCAGGTTGGGGCTTTTATGCCGTTCAGTCGCCAGCAGAGTTTGTTAATGTGACGACAGACGATACGAGTCGTGGCTCATTCAGTTATCCGTATGCTTCTTATCAAGAAATAATCCTGATGAGGAAGATGCCTTTGAGCATTCATACTTGCCAGCTGTTAGACCCGCCATCGTGTGGCGGTAATGGTGGTGCAGGCTATGCCTATTACGACCTGGCCAAATGCTTCCCCATGATTGATGGTAAGCCTATCGACCAGAGCTCTTATACCTACAACCCACTTCAGCCTGCCCAGAATCGCGACCCACGTTTCGATATCTCTATAGTCTATAATGGCAGTAAGATATGCAACCAGCAGAATTATGCCTACTCGGTTTATACCTATCAGGGCGAGAACTCTACGCAGGATGCCGTCTATTCTGGTACGCCGACAGGACTTTATACGCGTAAGATGTTGCCACGTGCTGCATCGGGCAACTGGTGGGTAGAGCCACCTCAATCACGTCCGCTCATTCGTTTTGCAGAGGTATTACTGAGCTATGCTGAGGCTGCCAACGAGTGGAAGGGACCAGATTTCCAGGAGACACTCTCTGATGGCAACACCTATGGTCCTCTTGAGGCACTGAAACTGATACGTCGTCGTGCAGGCATAGAGCCCGGAGCCGATGGCATGTATGGTTTGAAAGCTGGAATGACACAACAGGAGATGCGCGAAGCCATTCAACTGGAGCGCCGTATAGAACTGGCTTTCGAAGGGTTCCGTTTCTATGATGTGCGTCGTTGGATGATTGCAGAGAAGACCGAGAACCAGCCAATGCACGGACTTGAAATCACACGCGTTATGGGTGATGACAATAAAGTGACTTATGTACCTCGTGAATTTGTGGTTCGTACACATGTGTTCCGCAAGGCCATGTACTTCTGGCCTATTCCCTATGCGGAAATTGTGAAAACACCGACACTTGTTCAGAACCCTTATTATGAATAG
- a CDS encoding DUF5004 domain-containing protein: MIKNTGRALLMALLLTSCSQFADDTSPYSVPEAVKNVSGVWTLKNVTRNDIDITSDMDFSKFELHITNDGRYHIENYLPFVVEKDGTWTTDDPLYPYQLSFHEDGATSRVTVNFNFPVVNGQRTLLITLSPGCASNVYTYVLERKNNP; encoded by the coding sequence ATGATAAAGAATACTGGTAGAGCACTACTGATGGCTTTGTTGCTGACGAGTTGCTCACAGTTCGCAGACGACACATCACCTTATAGTGTGCCGGAAGCTGTAAAGAATGTTAGTGGTGTGTGGACACTGAAGAATGTGACACGTAATGATATCGATATTACTTCAGACATGGACTTCAGTAAGTTCGAGCTACACATCACAAATGATGGACGCTATCACATTGAAAACTATTTGCCTTTTGTCGTAGAGAAAGACGGAACCTGGACGACTGATGATCCGCTCTATCCTTATCAACTATCCTTTCATGAGGATGGGGCAACCAGTCGTGTTACCGTCAACTTCAACTTCCCCGTTGTGAATGGACAACGAACTTTGTTGATTACACTCTCACCGGGTTGCGCAAGTAATGTTTATACGTATGTTTTGGAACGAAAAAACAACCCATAG
- a CDS encoding DUF4961 domain-containing protein produces MKKKFLRHITYVMVLAMAVALSAADCVFIDRYQIAQKDESGREVFYAKAQSDVTFTLDGKIQCRTTDNDGCTTKFVFAMLVPKDWDLAHQGVVTYKCDLSDDRSEQLPMSVIPESQLPKNGEGRTWTQCLLSEYGVGPNVLDDMEWVVFQTNKTWNIRNNQDPTYQIQVRTRVGKRNLKCKLGFFVNHTDDGFSNGTEHKKVIFANECFEVLGGKGMTIDFCNRHFNRVSPLTALQDDYITISYLADVDLSLTSNPLAQTDEVYLQGKAVTVDGREYQAPAIGPQTQMHRQNTQNRTFNLTIWPSGFFNVPTDELIDHIDYYFVNADGTRFVNQSTDDLVQLGSADRDNEPFNLKLECE; encoded by the coding sequence ATGAAAAAGAAGTTTTTAAGACATATAACATATGTGATGGTGCTGGCCATGGCCGTGGCACTGTCAGCTGCTGACTGCGTGTTTATCGACCGCTACCAGATAGCCCAGAAAGACGAGAGTGGGCGTGAGGTTTTTTACGCCAAGGCACAGTCGGATGTGACTTTCACCCTGGACGGCAAAATCCAGTGTCGTACAACAGACAATGATGGCTGTACCACGAAGTTTGTTTTTGCCATGTTGGTTCCCAAAGATTGGGACTTGGCCCATCAAGGAGTGGTGACTTACAAATGCGATTTGTCTGATGATCGTAGCGAACAGCTCCCAATGTCAGTCATTCCAGAATCGCAGCTCCCGAAGAATGGCGAAGGACGCACATGGACTCAGTGCCTGCTTTCAGAATATGGAGTCGGCCCTAATGTGCTTGATGATATGGAGTGGGTGGTTTTCCAGACTAACAAGACATGGAACATTCGCAACAACCAAGATCCAACCTATCAGATACAGGTTCGCACACGTGTCGGAAAACGTAATCTGAAATGCAAGCTGGGCTTCTTTGTGAACCATACAGACGATGGCTTCAGCAATGGCACAGAGCATAAGAAGGTTATTTTTGCCAACGAATGTTTTGAGGTGCTCGGAGGCAAAGGAATGACAATAGATTTCTGTAATCGTCATTTTAATCGCGTGTCACCATTGACCGCCCTGCAGGATGACTATATCACCATTAGCTACCTGGCCGATGTCGATCTCTCTTTGACGAGTAATCCTCTGGCGCAAACAGATGAAGTCTATTTGCAAGGAAAGGCAGTAACCGTCGATGGGCGTGAGTATCAAGCTCCGGCAATAGGTCCTCAGACGCAGATGCACAGGCAAAACACACAAAACCGCACATTCAATCTAACCATTTGGCCTTCTGGTTTCTTCAACGTGCCAACAGATGAGTTGATAGATCACATAGACTACTACTTCGTCAATGCCGACGGGACTCGTTTCGTCAACCAGTCAACCGATGATCTGGTGCAACTTGGGTCGGCAGACCGTGACAACGAGCCATTTAACCTAAAGCTTGAATGTGAATAA